Proteins from a single region of Candidatus Binatia bacterium:
- a CDS encoding DUF721 domain-containing protein, with amino-acid sequence MLKLSKALSGWEPAAGAAEREPLTLLEAGWPDIVGEQVARNSHPSRIASGTLVVTTRSNAWSHQLSLLSEHVLRAIAARVPKAGVERLRFRVGRLPQADARPLARTRHVRSGARAARPEAASPAEALARFRREVEETGLAKRSEGWSACAGCGALVPPDGGRVCAACGNQMRRRRAEATARLLFEAPWLGYSGTAALVEGLRREEYEGIRTQLLTRWWSLLVQARVAKRLSRSGRERLVASSYVLLRSNVPPEEIMPATVRNVLGDELHDLIYAEQRNT; translated from the coding sequence GTGCTGAAGCTCTCAAAGGCGCTGTCGGGCTGGGAGCCGGCCGCCGGCGCGGCCGAGCGCGAACCGCTGACTCTGCTGGAGGCCGGCTGGCCGGACATCGTCGGCGAGCAGGTCGCGCGCAACTCGCACCCGTCGCGAATAGCGAGCGGAACGCTCGTGGTCACGACTCGCTCGAACGCGTGGAGCCACCAGCTCAGCCTCTTGAGCGAGCACGTGTTGCGCGCGATCGCGGCGCGGGTGCCGAAAGCCGGTGTCGAGCGGCTGCGCTTTCGCGTGGGAAGGCTGCCGCAAGCCGATGCTCGGCCTTTGGCGCGCACGCGCCACGTTCGCTCAGGCGCCCGCGCCGCGCGTCCGGAGGCAGCGTCGCCGGCTGAGGCGCTCGCGCGGTTCCGGCGAGAGGTCGAGGAAACGGGCCTCGCCAAGCGCTCGGAGGGCTGGTCGGCCTGCGCCGGCTGCGGCGCCCTCGTTCCTCCCGACGGCGGCCGCGTCTGCGCGGCCTGCGGCAACCAAATGCGGCGCCGGCGGGCGGAGGCGACGGCGCGGCTGCTGTTCGAGGCGCCTTGGCTTGGTTACAGCGGAACGGCAGCGCTCGTTGAAGGGTTAAGAAGAGAGGAGTACGAGGGGATTCGCACCCAGCTGCTTACGCGCTGGTGGAGCCTGCTCGTGCAAGCGCGGGTCGCGAAGCGGCTGTCGCGCAGCGGACGCGAGCGGCTCGTCGCGAGCTCGTACGTTTTATTGCGGAGTAACGTGCCGCCGGAAGAGATCATGCCGGCAACGGTACGCAACGTCTTGGGGGACGAGCTCCACGACTTGATCTACGCGGAACAACGAAACACATAA
- the gyrB gene encoding DNA topoisomerase (ATP-hydrolyzing) subunit B, producing the protein MSTNYTGEQIEVLRGLEAVRKRPGMYIGNTAERGLHQLVYEAVDNAVDEALAGYARTILVVLHADGSCSVEDDGRGIPIDLHAEERLPAVEVVMTILHAGAKFGKGGYKVSGGLHGVGISVVNALSEWMVTQVKRDGFLWRMKFERGATVQKLKKVGKTEGTGTLQWFKPDPEVFEVTEFHWDILQKRLRELAFLNRGLSITLRDERGEPQNGAPAVRERTYTFDGGIVSFVEWLNEKKDPLHPIISTHAERDGVDVEVAMQYTGTYADQIFSYANNIGTIEGGMHLQGFRQAVTTAINSYARKRGMLKESENSLSTDDIMEGLTAVVSVKLTDPQFEGQTKTKLGNARVRSIVAGLVGERLEFFLEENPKYARAIIEKCMQAQRARDAAKKARDLSRRKNALEGSGLPGKLVDCKNGNPGDCELFLVEGDSAGGTAKGGRDPNNQAILPLRGKILNVEKARLDKVLSNEEIRTMITALGTGFGDEFNVAKLRYHKIIIMTDADVDGSHIRTLLLTFFYRQMKPLVEEGHVYIAQPPLYGIRKGKKQWWAFTEGELKSIVGDDGKDFTIQQYKGLGEMDAEQLAETTMEVGHRRLKQITVEDAVEAEQIFTDLMGDKVEARKQYIFEYAKSVKNLDL; encoded by the coding sequence ATGTCAACGAATTATACTGGCGAACAAATCGAGGTCCTACGCGGGCTGGAGGCCGTGCGCAAGCGCCCGGGCATGTACATCGGCAACACGGCGGAGCGCGGGCTCCATCAGCTCGTCTACGAGGCCGTCGACAACGCGGTGGACGAAGCGCTGGCGGGTTACGCGCGGACGATCCTTGTCGTGCTGCACGCGGACGGGTCGTGTTCCGTGGAGGACGACGGCCGCGGCATCCCGATCGACCTGCATGCGGAGGAGAGGCTCCCCGCCGTCGAGGTCGTGATGACGATCCTCCATGCGGGCGCGAAGTTCGGCAAGGGCGGCTATAAAGTCTCGGGCGGCCTGCACGGCGTCGGCATCTCGGTCGTCAACGCGCTCTCAGAGTGGATGGTGACGCAGGTCAAGCGCGACGGATTCTTGTGGCGCATGAAGTTCGAGCGCGGCGCGACGGTGCAGAAGCTGAAGAAGGTCGGCAAGACCGAGGGAACCGGAACGCTGCAGTGGTTCAAGCCCGACCCGGAAGTTTTCGAGGTCACCGAGTTTCACTGGGACATCCTGCAGAAGCGCCTTCGTGAGCTGGCCTTCTTGAACCGCGGGCTCTCGATCACGCTGCGCGACGAGCGTGGCGAGCCGCAGAACGGCGCCCCGGCGGTGCGCGAACGAACCTACACGTTCGACGGCGGCATCGTTTCGTTCGTCGAGTGGCTAAACGAGAAGAAGGACCCGCTCCACCCGATCATCTCGACGCACGCCGAACGCGACGGCGTGGACGTCGAGGTTGCGATGCAGTACACCGGCACGTACGCAGACCAGATCTTCTCGTACGCGAACAACATCGGGACGATCGAAGGCGGAATGCACCTGCAGGGATTCCGGCAGGCCGTTACCACCGCGATCAACTCCTACGCGCGCAAGCGCGGGATGCTCAAGGAATCCGAGAACTCGCTCTCGACCGACGACATTATGGAAGGGCTCACCGCCGTCGTCTCGGTGAAGCTGACCGATCCGCAGTTCGAGGGCCAGACGAAGACCAAACTCGGAAACGCCAGGGTGCGGAGCATCGTCGCGGGCCTCGTAGGGGAGCGCCTTGAGTTCTTCCTCGAAGAGAACCCCAAGTACGCGCGCGCGATCATCGAGAAATGCATGCAGGCGCAGCGCGCGCGCGACGCGGCGAAGAAGGCGCGCGATCTCTCGCGCCGCAAGAACGCGCTCGAGGGTTCGGGCCTGCCCGGTAAGCTGGTCGACTGCAAGAACGGCAATCCGGGCGATTGCGAACTCTTCTTGGTGGAGGGCGACTCGGCCGGCGGTACGGCCAAGGGCGGCCGCGACCCCAACAATCAGGCCATCCTACCGCTGCGCGGCAAGATCCTCAACGTCGAGAAGGCGCGCCTGGACAAGGTGCTCTCGAACGAAGAGATTCGGACGATGATCACGGCGCTAGGCACGGGCTTCGGCGACGAGTTCAACGTGGCGAAGCTGCGCTATCATAAGATCATCATCATGACCGATGCCGACGTCGACGGCTCGCACATCCGCACGCTGTTGCTGACGTTCTTCTACCGGCAGATGAAGCCGTTGGTCGAGGAGGGCCACGTGTACATCGCCCAGCCGCCGCTGTACGGAATCCGCAAGGGCAAGAAGCAGTGGTGGGCGTTCACCGAGGGCGAGCTGAAGTCGATCGTCGGCGATGACGGCAAAGACTTCACGATCCAACAGTACAAAGGCTTGGGCGAGATGGATGCCGAGCAGCTGGCCGAGACGACGATGGAGGTCGGCCATCGCCGCCTCAAACAGATCACGGTCGAGGACGCCGTCGAGGCGGAACAGATCTTCACCGATCTCATGGGCGACAAGGTTGAGGCGCGCAAGCAGTACATCTTCGAGTACGCCAAGAGCGTCAAGAACCTCGACCTGTAG
- a CDS encoding glycosyltransferase family 39 protein: MPTIARWLPLVLVLLLAASLRLYDISGVPTELSADELEFYNSAASFATTGHDVDGQRHLFFFSANPGRNPPIYSISEYPFAVLLGPSPFSLRLAAVIYGLLTVGLLFLLVRQMTQRDDVAVLAALFAAVAPIFVHFSRIAWQPACELPFLLGGLYGLSRGLAIGESGPVPAPLRVRWLIAGAIVLGLTAYTYMASWFYALLLGGALTGFSAIFAPSPRHRRAAVLAYALALIVAAPALYEIFIDPETADRTSRIATFRFGVTLPALRTFAANYVAHFGWSYLAVDGDPIPGTTWRYLNGMGAFYWWIVPLAVVGVVGSFTKIRSIVWRSWLWFWLLAYPLGGALTDEGAPNAPRTLAGAPVFCVFAAIGAVVLLDWARGRRPRWARVTATGAIAIALAAFVGASTLQFAAFYFTQYVHRASNAWDSGTAATFAIIRAHLAGRQTVCFSIRPAWYALSVYTRYYLRGEHVVVVPSIDRKVCKRSGAMVVTDTDDPPRDPRVHRIATILDVDGNGFAYVGVVRAGLEHP, encoded by the coding sequence GTGCCGACGATCGCGCGATGGCTGCCCCTCGTGCTCGTTCTGCTGCTCGCGGCCAGCCTTCGCCTGTACGACATTTCCGGCGTTCCCACCGAGCTCAGCGCCGACGAGCTGGAGTTCTACAATTCGGCGGCGAGTTTTGCAACAACGGGCCATGACGTCGACGGACAGCGCCACCTGTTCTTCTTCAGCGCGAACCCGGGCCGCAATCCCCCGATCTATTCGATCTCGGAGTACCCCTTCGCCGTCCTCTTGGGGCCGAGCCCGTTCTCGCTGCGGCTCGCGGCCGTCATCTACGGGCTGCTCACGGTCGGGCTGCTCTTTCTCCTCGTGCGCCAAATGACGCAGCGCGACGACGTTGCCGTGCTCGCCGCACTATTTGCCGCGGTCGCGCCGATCTTTGTGCATTTTTCACGGATCGCGTGGCAACCGGCGTGCGAGCTGCCCTTTCTGCTCGGCGGTCTCTACGGGCTGTCGCGTGGGCTGGCGATTGGCGAATCGGGCCCGGTCCCCGCTCCGTTGCGCGTACGCTGGCTGATCGCCGGCGCGATCGTTCTCGGGTTGACGGCGTACACGTACATGGCGTCGTGGTTCTACGCGCTGTTGCTTGGCGGCGCGCTGACCGGATTCTCCGCGATCTTCGCCCCGTCGCCGCGCCATCGCCGGGCGGCTGTGCTCGCGTACGCGCTTGCGCTCATCGTCGCCGCCCCAGCGCTCTACGAAATCTTCATCGATCCGGAGACCGCTGACCGGACGTCACGCATCGCGACGTTTCGTTTCGGCGTGACGCTTCCCGCGTTGCGAACGTTCGCAGCGAACTACGTCGCGCACTTCGGGTGGTCGTATCTTGCGGTCGACGGCGATCCGATTCCGGGGACGACCTGGCGCTATCTCAACGGAATGGGCGCCTTTTATTGGTGGATCGTGCCGCTAGCGGTCGTTGGCGTGGTGGGGTCGTTCACGAAGATTCGCTCGATCGTCTGGCGCAGCTGGCTCTGGTTCTGGCTCCTCGCCTATCCACTTGGCGGTGCGTTGACCGACGAGGGAGCACCCAACGCGCCCCGCACGCTCGCCGGCGCGCCGGTGTTTTGCGTTTTTGCGGCAATCGGCGCGGTCGTACTCCTGGACTGGGCGCGCGGCCGGCGCCCTAGGTGGGCGCGCGTTACTGCGACGGGGGCGATTGCGATCGCGCTGGCAGCCTTCGTCGGCGCCTCGACGTTGCAATTTGCGGCCTTTTACTTTACGCAATACGTCCACCGAGCGTCGAACGCGTGGGATTCGGGAACTGCCGCGACCTTCGCGATCATTCGCGCGCATCTCGCCGGCCGCCAGACGGTCTGTTTTTCGATTCGTCCCGCGTGGTACGCACTGAGCGTCTACACCCGCTACTACCTGCGCGGCGAGCACGTCGTCGTCGTGCCAAGCATCGACCGGAAGGTCTGCAAGCGATCCGGCGCGATGGTCGTGACCGATACGGACGATCCCCCGCGCGATCCGCGCGTTCACCGCATTGCAACGATCCTCGACGTCGACGGCAACGGTTTTGCCTATGTCGGTGTCGTGAGGGCCGGTTTAGAACATCCTTAG
- a CDS encoding translocation/assembly module TamB domain-containing protein gives MRTRLAIGFLAVAIVLGFAAANRHELLRASIQEGARLATGYAVQIGDLRVARDGAMLSGVRVSRGAQPILSAERVTIRYSLRDLLPGSAHRFGVTSVDVAGARVTLTRFRDGSFDIGLPRSGPAVPGPQRVNPVPLRLHAKLRDTQIELLEPTAYDPSAKVISIEGIDADADVNTAAVTRYRVNGAFELATREPFTIVGTVDALRGYAIHHAHAARFPLRGLANYFADTPQVRIQQATAQNFDARLYALGVAPNASPSYHVSLSMDVRDGRLALAALSAPIEQFRAHVELVDNAFYVDRADAMLAGIPLRIVGGAYDFTGALTGGAQLRLGVDGTGNLSGLRRAFAFARDQAISGNAHFGVLVHGRIDDPVIVARVTAPHASYRAMPFDALDAGVVYHSNAIALAPLRAVYGGIALGVRGTMQLGDHVLSRFTVHVAGSASRLPYLDEMLGDEPIAIDASAVGRDLLFHVVGSAASERGVQRVGALFAMNPNGTATVQPFWLHTERGDFDGAYALDRPHDTSAFWLVARGLRMRAPRYVAFPGLSLPVMPPIDGRSVAMTLAGGGSGNKIVMAGRVAGSDTTISGVRFDRLAAAFGGTMASAAINSLSASGPWGDFSGDGLFSPQRFVAYGAYRGTFEGLQPFLGSAMPAHGRLHGTVAVAIEPQRIVVQGTNLSMQHATLRGVPISHANLTLAVEGNRLRIFSADAGAAGGDVVAAGEFSLAAQPKGGALALVANRLSAAQLHGIGLPLGAGTLSAAGNLAAGASLPRFDGGVTISGGRVANFSIAGNGSVHLAGDAVSLRHVVGAFGGSSARVDGSIGSLTSGVPTYDLDANVPAARVAPALHDFGIPNYMTDGTFNAQLHIAGGSLRPHITGHVGVPAGEINGLPFVDGSVRLAADPSGVSVRSGSVLVGTTAAGFAAVARPDESAIDLRAPRATLSDFNNFFDTGDTLAGRGSVELAAASRGGRITSSGNLDVRGFRYRNLPIGDTKAVWSSARNTVTGALAVGGREGMLRARGSIGLSPQADWQTTLLRSRFDVRGDIRNLDLALWIPALGMQSVPLTGRASGDATIRGLFPLLDVRANAQIQNGTLGPLTLDSANVALHAAGRRIVVDSAQLATPEITASAAGSFGLGRNDPLDLRVHAATDDFAKLVYDVSRVRLPISGSFESTLNIAGTYRSPTFLAGFDATGVRAYGIPISSLFGEFRLQRRTLELSNAGATLGSGEVTLAGALPLSLEPLRLPPDQPMSFDVDVVGLDPALFEATLGNETKMGGLIDGHIGLSGTVRQPFIVGRLALAHGSYSSALERTPITQLAGAIAFDRVSASVDRLSGRLGSGIAQLSGRVAFPNGFAGGTSTLHFAGVARGAQLDLPAYGSGTLDAKIALDKKSETAPLLSGDVTLSNATLPFATFIKAAQGAASPSLPPLPLTFDLRATAGKNVRVRGNGYGAGLDIGASGSVTLGGTLASPTLAGTVASTGGTLTYFDRAFRVQEGNVQFTPADGVLPALHAVASSTVVNPDPDRARNPYGSVDITIRVDGPIQGLKIGLTSNPPGYNRDEILGLIAPFGGFVNGIAFSRQSMLAPRQPSGITPLGALSPIPNVDLAQRSSITVGQEAFNILNAQFAASLLGPVESTLGQGLGLSSVNLTLGYYGNVGVTATRLLGKAVSAVYAVTFGIPQVQSFGLMVQPSPVTSATLNFFYQSGPTKLLQLPSSPVGYNAGYTVAQPLIGNSGFSLTVQRYFW, from the coding sequence GTGCGCACTCGCCTCGCGATCGGCTTCCTGGCCGTGGCGATCGTTCTGGGGTTCGCGGCGGCGAACCGCCATGAGTTGTTGCGCGCTTCGATCCAAGAAGGCGCCAGGTTAGCGACCGGCTATGCCGTGCAGATCGGCGACCTGCGCGTCGCGCGCGATGGCGCGATGCTCTCCGGCGTGCGCGTGAGCCGCGGCGCGCAGCCGATTCTTAGCGCCGAGCGCGTGACGATCCGCTACTCGCTGCGCGATCTGCTGCCCGGCAGCGCGCACCGTTTTGGAGTCACGAGCGTCGACGTCGCCGGCGCGAGAGTGACGCTCACGCGGTTTCGCGACGGCAGCTTCGACATCGGCCTCCCGCGGAGCGGCCCCGCCGTTCCGGGACCGCAGCGCGTCAACCCGGTTCCGTTACGCCTGCACGCAAAGCTGCGCGACACGCAGATCGAGCTGCTGGAGCCCACCGCGTACGATCCGAGCGCCAAGGTCATTTCAATCGAAGGCATCGACGCGGACGCCGACGTCAACACCGCGGCCGTGACGCGCTATAGGGTCAACGGGGCGTTCGAGCTCGCTACGCGCGAGCCGTTCACGATCGTGGGGACGGTCGACGCGCTGCGCGGCTACGCGATCCATCACGCGCACGCGGCGCGCTTCCCACTGCGTGGCCTGGCGAACTACTTCGCCGACACGCCGCAGGTGCGCATCCAGCAGGCGACGGCGCAGAACTTCGACGCCCGGCTCTACGCGCTCGGCGTCGCGCCGAACGCATCTCCGTCCTACCACGTCAGCCTTAGCATGGACGTGCGCGACGGGCGCCTCGCGCTGGCGGCGCTGTCCGCGCCGATCGAGCAATTTCGCGCGCACGTGGAGCTTGTCGACAACGCCTTCTACGTGGATCGCGCGGACGCGATGCTGGCCGGGATCCCGCTGCGCATCGTCGGCGGCGCCTACGACTTTACGGGCGCGCTGACCGGTGGCGCGCAGCTGCGCCTGGGCGTCGACGGAACCGGCAATCTCTCGGGGCTGCGCCGCGCGTTCGCGTTCGCCCGCGATCAAGCGATCTCGGGGAACGCCCATTTCGGTGTGCTCGTACACGGCCGGATCGACGATCCGGTGATCGTGGCGCGCGTGACCGCCCCGCACGCATCCTACCGCGCGATGCCGTTCGATGCGCTCGACGCGGGCGTCGTGTACCACTCGAACGCCATCGCGCTCGCGCCGCTGCGCGCGGTCTACGGCGGCATCGCGCTCGGCGTTCGCGGTACGATGCAGCTCGGCGATCACGTGCTGTCGCGGTTCACCGTCCACGTCGCCGGCTCGGCCAGCCGCCTGCCGTATCTCGACGAGATGCTCGGCGACGAGCCGATCGCGATTGACGCTTCGGCGGTCGGGCGCGACTTGCTCTTTCACGTCGTGGGAAGCGCAGCTTCCGAGCGGGGCGTGCAGCGCGTCGGCGCGCTGTTCGCGATGAACCCCAACGGCACCGCGACGGTGCAGCCGTTCTGGCTGCATACGGAACGCGGCGATTTCGACGGCGCGTACGCGCTCGATCGCCCGCACGACACCAGCGCCTTCTGGCTGGTGGCGCGCGGCTTGCGCATGCGCGCGCCGCGCTATGTCGCGTTCCCCGGTCTGTCGCTGCCCGTCATGCCGCCGATCGACGGGCGTTCCGTCGCGATGACCCTCGCGGGCGGCGGCTCCGGAAACAAGATCGTGATGGCCGGCCGGGTCGCCGGGAGCGACACGACGATCTCGGGCGTTCGCTTCGATCGCCTGGCCGCCGCATTCGGCGGCACGATGGCAAGCGCGGCGATCAACTCGCTGAGCGCGTCGGGCCCCTGGGGCGACTTCTCCGGCGACGGCCTGTTCTCGCCGCAGCGCTTCGTCGCATACGGCGCGTATCGCGGCACGTTCGAAGGGCTGCAACCGTTCCTGGGTAGCGCGATGCCGGCGCACGGCCGGCTTCACGGCACGGTCGCGGTCGCGATCGAGCCGCAGCGCATCGTGGTGCAGGGCACGAATTTGTCGATGCAGCACGCGACGTTGCGCGGCGTCCCGATCTCGCACGCGAACCTCACGCTCGCGGTCGAGGGAAATCGTCTGCGGATCTTTTCGGCCGATGCCGGGGCCGCCGGCGGCGACGTCGTCGCGGCCGGTGAGTTCTCGCTCGCGGCGCAGCCAAAGGGCGGCGCGCTCGCGCTCGTCGCGAACCGCCTGAGCGCGGCGCAGCTGCACGGGATCGGATTGCCGCTCGGCGCGGGAACGCTCTCGGCGGCCGGCAACCTCGCGGCCGGCGCGTCGCTGCCGCGATTCGACGGCGGCGTGACGATCAGCGGTGGACGCGTGGCGAATTTCTCGATCGCAGGGAACGGCAGCGTGCACCTAGCGGGCGACGCGGTGTCCTTGCGGCACGTCGTCGGCGCGTTCGGCGGATCGAGCGCACGAGTCGACGGGAGCATCGGATCACTGACGTCGGGCGTGCCCACCTACGATCTCGATGCAAACGTACCCGCGGCGCGCGTGGCGCCGGCGCTGCACGACTTCGGCATCCCGAACTACATGACCGACGGCACGTTCAACGCGCAGCTCCACATCGCCGGCGGGAGCTTGCGGCCGCATATCACCGGTCATGTCGGCGTGCCGGCCGGGGAGATCAACGGCCTGCCGTTCGTCGACGGCAGCGTTCGCCTCGCGGCCGACCCCAGCGGCGTGAGCGTGCGCAGCGGCTCCGTCCTCGTCGGCACGACCGCAGCCGGTTTCGCCGCGGTGGCGCGTCCGGACGAAAGCGCGATCGATCTGCGCGCACCGCGCGCGACGCTCTCCGACTTCAACAATTTCTTCGACACCGGCGACACGCTGGCGGGGCGCGGAAGCGTGGAGTTGGCGGCGGCCTCGCGCGGCGGCCGCATCACGTCGAGCGGCAACCTCGACGTGCGCGGCTTTCGTTACCGCAATTTGCCCATCGGCGACACGAAAGCCGTCTGGTCGAGCGCGCGCAACACCGTCACCGGCGCGCTGGCGGTCGGCGGTCGCGAGGGCATGCTGCGCGCGCGCGGCTCGATCGGGCTGAGTCCGCAGGCGGATTGGCAAACGACGCTGCTGCGCTCGCGCTTCGACGTGCGCGGCGACATCCGCAATCTCGACCTGGCGCTCTGGATTCCGGCGCTCGGGATGCAGAGCGTTCCGCTCACCGGGCGCGCCTCCGGCGACGCGACCATCCGCGGACTCTTTCCGTTGCTCGACGTCCGCGCGAACGCGCAGATTCAGAACGGGACGCTCGGACCACTCACGCTCGACAGCGCGAACGTCGCGCTGCACGCCGCGGGGCGACGCATCGTCGTCGATAGCGCGCAGCTGGCGACGCCCGAGATCACGGCCTCCGCCGCCGGCAGCTTCGGCCTGGGCCGGAACGATCCACTCGACCTCCGCGTGCATGCGGCAACGGATGACTTTGCCAAGCTCGTGTACGACGTCTCGCGCGTTCGCCTCCCGATCAGCGGGTCGTTCGAGTCGACGCTGAACATCGCGGGCACGTATCGCTCCCCGACCTTTCTCGCGGGCTTCGACGCGACCGGCGTGCGTGCGTACGGAATTCCGATATCGTCGCTGTTCGGCGAATTTCGGTTGCAGCGGCGGACGCTGGAGCTCTCGAACGCGGGTGCGACGCTGGGCAGCGGCGAGGTAACGCTGGCCGGTGCGCTCCCGCTCTCGCTCGAGCCGTTGCGACTGCCTCCCGATCAGCCGATGAGCTTCGACGTCGACGTCGTGGGTCTCGATCCGGCGCTTTTCGAAGCGACGCTCGGCAACGAGACGAAGATGGGCGGCCTAATCGACGGCCATATCGGCCTCTCCGGAACGGTGCGCCAACCGTTCATCGTCGGCCGGCTCGCGCTCGCGCACGGATCGTATTCGAGCGCGCTCGAGCGCACCCCGATCACGCAGCTCGCCGGGGCGATCGCGTTCGACCGCGTCTCTGCTTCCGTCGATCGCCTGAGCGGACGGCTCGGCAGCGGGATCGCGCAACTCTCCGGGCGAGTCGCCTTCCCGAACGGGTTCGCCGGCGGTACGTCCACGCTGCACTTTGCCGGCGTCGCGCGCGGCGCGCAGCTCGACCTCCCCGCGTACGGCAGCGGCACGCTCGACGCGAAGATCGCCCTCGACAAGAAGTCGGAGACCGCGCCGCTCCTCTCCGGCGACGTCACGCTCAGCAACGCGACGCTGCCGTTCGCGACCTTCATCAAGGCGGCACAGGGCGCGGCGTCGCCGAGCCTTCCGCCGCTGCCGCTCACATTCGACTTGCGCGCCACCGCCGGGAAGAACGTGCGCGTCCGCGGCAACGGTTACGGCGCCGGCCTCGACATCGGGGCCAGCGGCTCGGTGACGCTTGGGGGCACGCTGGCGTCGCCCACGCTGGCGGGGACCGTCGCCTCAACTGGCGGGACGCTGACCTACTTCGACCGCGCCTTCCGCGTGCAGGAGGGCAACGTGCAGTTCACCCCCGCCGACGGCGTCCTGCCGGCGCTGCACGCCGTTGCCAGCAGCACCGTCGTCAACCCCGATCCCGACCGCGCGCGCAATCCCTACGGCAGCGTCGACATCACGATTCGGGTCGACGGCCCTATCCAAGGCCTCAAGATCGGGCTCACGTCGAATCCGCCCGGTTACAACCGGGACGAGATCCTGGGATTGATCGCGCCGTTCGGCGGCTTCGTCAACGGGATCGCGTTCAGCCGTCAGTCGATGCTAGCGCCGCGCCAGCCGAGCGGCATCACGCCGCTTGGTGCGCTCTCGCCGATTCCGAACGTCGATCTGGCGCAGCGCAGCTCGATCACCGTGGGGCAAGAAGCCTTCAATATACTGAACGCGCAGTTTGCGGCGAGCCTGCTCGGCCCGGTAGAAAGCACGCTCGGTCAGGGCCTTGGACTGTCGAGCGTCAACCTCACGCTCGGCTACTACGGAAACGTCGGGGTCACGGCCACGCGCCTTCTCGGCAAAGCCGTCAGCGCGGTCTATGCGGTGACCTTCGGGATACCCCAGGTTCAGTCGTTCGGACTCATGGTCCAACCCAGCCCGGTCACAAGCGCGACGCTGAACTTCTTCTATCAGAGTGGACCCACGAAGCTGCTGCAGCTGCCGAGCTCGCCGGTGGGGTATAATGCGGGCTACACGGTGGCCCAGCCGCTGATCGGGAACAGCGGCTTCAGCCTTACCGTTCAGCGCTATTTCTGGTGA